CGGTGACGGCGCCCATGCGGGCGCACATTTCCTGCACGACCACGAGCGCGACCGTGATCGGGACGAGCGTCCAGACGAGCGCGTAGCCGTAGCGCGCGCCCGCGAGCGAGTAGGTCGTGATCCCGCCCGCATCGTTGTCGACGTTGGCGGTGATGATGCCCGGGCCCATGACGACCAGGAAGCGCAGCACGTGCCGCCAGCGGCCGCCGGCGCGCGCGCTCAGGGGGCGTGGCCGACCTTCCACTTCCATGCGCGCGTCGTCATTTGGGTGAGCACGTCGTCCACGGTGACGACGCCGAGGAGCTTGCCCTGGGCGTCGAGCACGGGAACGGCGAGGAGGTTGTACTTCTCGGCGACCTCGGCGACGCGCTCGGGGGTGTCGTCGGGTCGGACCGACACCGGGTCGCGTCGCATGATCTCCGCGAGGCGGGCGGCGGGGTCGAAGAGGAGGAGGTGGCGGATCGTGACCACGCCCTGCAGGCGGGCCGCG
This DNA window, taken from Deltaproteobacteria bacterium, encodes the following:
- a CDS encoding CBS domain-containing protein, coding for VTLPSHLTAAEALERLRGLAREVELIYYIYLVDPAARLQGVVTIRHLLLFDPAARLAEIMRRDPVSVRPDDTPERVAEVAEKYNLLAVPVLDAQGKLLGVVTVDDVLTQMTTRAWKWKVGHAP